Within the Halomonas sp. HL-93 genome, the region ATGTGGCGAATATGGGGATTGACAACCGCCATCAGATTGAGCGACTGGACGACATCGGGGCAGTTCTGGCAAGACAGTGAGTAGTAGGTCTCAAAGACCAGCTCGCGATCGAGCGCGCGGATCTGGTCGAGTACCTCGTCACTGGTTTTGGGCGGGTGTCCGCCTACCTGAAGCAAGGCCAGCACCAGCGAGGTAAACTCGTGGCCCATGGGGATGCCCGCAAACACGACGCCGGTGTCTTCGCCAGACCGGTTAATGGCGAAGGAAGGCGTGCGAGAGTCTTGGCCTTCTGTCGACAGGCTAAGCTTATCGCTCAAGCCGCTAATGTCTTGCAACAGACTGAGCAACTCCTGCGATTTGTCACCGTCATCCAGCGAGGCGACGATCTCTAATGGCTGCGTGACTTTTTCCAAATACGCTTTTAACTGATCTTTTAGATTGGCGTCGAGCATGATCGAGACGACCTCGTAGCTAGCAAAGGTGAGTAACGGCAACTGGGTGGGCCAGCCGATTCCTGGGCTTAAATGTTTTAAGGCGGCTCAGCGCACTCTGGGTATAGCGTGCTGAGGCACAGGAAAAACAGTGCATAGAAAGCAACACCCGGGCGATACCCGGGTGCCTGGCGAAACGTCAACGAGCGCATTGCGGCGCCATGAAGCGTTTAGATTTTGCCGACCAGATCCAGCGACGGTGCTAGGGTTTCTTCGCCTTCTTTCCACTTGGCAGGGCAGACTTCGTTGGGGTTAGCACGCACGTATTGGGCGGCTTTTACCTTGCGCAGCAACTCTTCAGCATTGCGTCCGATGTTGCCTGCATTGATTTCAACAATTTGGATCTTGCCATCAGGATCGATAACGAAGGTGCCGCGCTCGGCCAGGCCTGCGTCTTCGATGAGTACTTCAAAGTTGCGAGAAATCCGCAGCGTGGGATCGGCAATCATGGGAAACTGCAGCTTGCCGATTGTTTCGGAGCTGTCGTGCCATGCCTTGTGGGTAAAGTGCGTGTCGGTGGAAACGCTGTAGATTTCGACGCCAAGCTTTTTAAATTCTTCGTAGTTGTCTGCCAAATCGCCAAGCTCTGTAGGGCAAACGAACGTGAAATCGGCTGGGTAGAAGAAGAAGATGCTCCACTTGCCTTGCAAATCGGCATCGGAAACGTCAACAAATTCGCCGTTCAGGTAAGCGGTTGCATTGAACGGTTGGACTGCTGTGTTGATTAAAGACATTCAGATCATCTCCATTGCTGACTAATAACAGTGAAATAATTTGCTGATTAGACTAAGGGCTAACGCCTGATGGTTAAAATTGTAAAAAACCATCGCAGCGATAGCGGCGACCTATCATAACACCCGTTATTAGCCAATGTGAGCGCTTGCGCTACGCTTCAGGTTGAGGTGGCTGGGCACAAGCGCAATAATTTTTGCGCATTGGCTTGCGATAGCGGGGCCCGCGCCGCAAAATCCGCACGGTCAGCCGCGGGATGGCGAGTGGACAAGCATATCGGCTGACTTGTCTGTGGTTATCGTTAGTCTCACTAAGGAGTAGGTAAATGGGGAACATTCACAAACTTTCCGGGGCCGTTGCGGCCATTTCACTTGTCGCAGCGGCAACCACGGTTCATGCCGATGATGAAGTGCGCGTGTATAACTGGTCTGACTATATTGCGCCCGATACATTGGAAAAATTCACGGAACGCACCGGCATAGACGTCACTTACGACGTGTTTGATAGCAACGAAGTGCTCGATGCAGCGTTGCTTTCAGGCCGATCTGGATATGATGTGGTTGTGCCGTCCACCTACTACCTGACGCGGCAAATGAAAGCCGAGGTGTATCAGCCGCTGGACCACGATAAAATTCCCAATTTAAAGCACTTGAATCCCACGCTGATGGAGAATCTGGAACAGGTTGATCCAGGCAGTGAGTACTCGGTGCCTTATATGTGGGGAACCAACGGCATTGGCTACAACGTCGATCGCGTCGAAGAGATTCTAGGTGAAGACGCGCCCGTCGACAGTTGGGCATTGTTATTTGACCCGGAAATTACCAGTCAGCTCAGCGAAGCCGGATGTGGCTTGTCGATGCTGGATTCCGGCGATGAAATGCTATCGCCCGCAATGGTGTATCTGGGACTGGACCCGACCAATGAAAGCATCGAGGACCTTGAAGCGGCAGGCGAGTTGCTCGGCGAGGTTCGCGATGACATGACCTATTTCCATTCGTCTCGCTATGTGTCGGACCTGGCCAACGGCGACATCTGCGTCGCAGCCGGTTACTCTGGGGATATTTTCCAGGCGGCTGACCGGGCTGAAGAAGCCGGGCGTGACTTTGAGGTTGCTTATAGTATCCCTAAAGAAGGCGCTGCACTGTGGTTTGACATGATGGCGATTCCCGCTGATGCACCCAATCCCGATAGCGCCCATGCCTTTATCAACTTTATACTTGACCCGCAAATCGCCGCTGAAATAACCGAGTACGTGCGGTATGCCAACCCTAACGCCGCCGCGGATGAGTATCTGTCTGACGAGATTCTCAACGATTCCGCCATCTACCCCGATACTGACGTGATGGATAACCTCTACGTTCAGGTTGAAAAGCCCCAGGACATCCAGCGCGCTCGCACTCGTATCTGGAACCGCGTAAAATCCGGCCGTTAAGATACGTTCATCCGACGGCGAGCCCAGGCAGCTTCATATGATTGGCCTGGGCTCGCTGTTCGTTTTTTGATTGCCCGTTTTCTGCGGGCCTTTTGATGGGAGTGGCGAATGGTGACTACGCCCCTATCGAACGACGCGTCATCCACGTCTCCTACCAATGCCGCTACGCTGCGTGCCATGGGCAAAGCGCCTCGGTTCGCGGATGATATCGTGTTGGAGGTAAAGCGGTTAAGTAAACGCTTTGATGATGCCTTGGCGGTAGATGATGTCAGTCTGCAGGTAAAACGCGGTGAGATCTTTGCCCTGCTGGGTGGTTCAGGTTCCGGCAAGTCGACGCTGTTGCGTATGCTGGCGGGTTTTGAAACGCCAACCGAGGGGCGTATTTTGCTGGGCGGTGACGATATCACCGCCATGCCGCCGCATAAGCGACCCATCAATATGATGTTTCAGTCTTATGCGCTGTTCCCGCATTTGAGCGTGGCTCAGAACATTGCGTTTGGTCTCAAACAAGACAAGTTACCTAAAGCCGATATTGAAGCGCGGGTCGCGCACATGCTTAAGCTGGTACACATGGAGCGCTTTGCCAAGCGTAAGCCTCACCAACTTTCCGGCGGTCAGCGCCAGCGTGTCGCACTGGCCCGTTCGTTGGCCAAACGGCCCAAGCTACTGCTGCTTGACGAACCGATGGGGGCGCTAGACAAAAAGCTGCGCACCGAGATGCAACTGGAAGTCGTTGAGATTATCGAGCAGGTCGGGGTGACGTGCATCATGGTCACCCACGATCAGGAAGAGGCCATGACCATGGCCGACCGCGTGGCGATAATGGCCGACGGCTGGATCGAGCAGGTGGGCTCGCCTATTGATATCTACGAAAGCCCGGTCAGCCGTATGGTGGCCGAGTTTGTAGGCACAGTGAACCTCTTTGAGGGCGAGATTGTTGAGGATGCGGCCGACCATTGCAAGATTGTTTCACCGGCGCTTGAACGGCCGATTTATATCGATCATGGGATTACCACCCAGGCCATGGACCGCCGAGTGTGGGCGGCGCTGCGCCCCGAGAAAATCTGGCTGACCCGCGAGAAGCCCGACGCGGCGCATAACTGGAGCGAGGGTAGGGTGGAAGATATTGCCTACCTGGGAGGGTTTTCGCTTTATTACGTGCGCACCCCCAGTGGCCAGCTCATCAAGGTCAGCATGGCCAATACCGAGCGGCGCGGCGATCGACCGACCTGGGAAGACCGTGTGTATGTACATTGGGAAGATCATAGCGCTATTGTGCTGAATCGCTAACCGTGGGCTCCTTTGGATGCTGTGGAAACGCCCGCTGCGGCGGGCCATCAGGAGATCGCCTTAAATGATGCCTGCTCGCTTTTCCGCCATGCTAAAACGCTGGCAGCTAGGGCGGCGCGCTGTCATCGCGCTGCCCTTGGCATGGCTGACGTTATTCTTCTTGCTGCCCTTTGCATTGGTACTAAAAATCAGCCTCTCGGAGGCGACCGTTGCGGTGCCGCCTTATGGGGCGCTGGTTGAGTACGTTGATCAAACGCTGCATATTGCCCTCAACCTGGGCAATTACCTGTTCTTGGCCTCGGACTCGCTGTATGTGGCGGCGTACTGGGGGTCGTTGAAAACTGCCTTCATCGCAACGCTGGTGTGTCTGTTGATTGGCTACCCAATGGCGTATGCAATGGCGCGTACCAGCGCGCGCTGGCAGATGATTTTATTGCTGTTGGTGATGTTACCGTCCTGGACGTCGTTTTTGATCCGTATCTATGCCTGGATGGGGATTCTCGGCAACAGCGGCTTGCTGAACAACCTGCTGATGGGCGTGGGTCTGATTGATTCCCCCTTGCGTATGATGAATACCCAGTTTGCGGTGATTATCGGGATTGTCTATGCCTACCTGCCGTTTATGGTACTGCCTCTCTACGCCCATCTGACCCGGCTGGACAGCGCGCTGCTTGAAGCGGCGTCGGATCTGGGATCTCGTAAGCTGAATACCTTCATCAAGGTGACGTTACCGCTGTCGATGGGCGGCATTATTGCAGGCTCGATGCTGGTTTTCATTCCTGCCGTTGGCGAATTCGTGATCCCCGAGCTGCTGGGTGGGCCGGATACCTTGATGATTGGCAAGGTGCTGTGGGAAGAGTTCTTCAATAATCGAGATTGGCCTGTGGCTTCGGCACTGGCCATGGTCATGTTGCTTTTGCTGTTGATTCCCATCGTATGGTTTCACCGTTATCAGTCCCGGGAGTTGGAAAAATGAGCATAGCCAAGCCACGACTGCGCTTTACCAGCGTTATGCTGGTGGTCGGATTGCTGTTTTTGTACCTGCCGATGCTGGTGTTGGTGGTTTACTCGTTCAATGCCTCGAAGCTGGTGACGGTTTGGTCAGGGTTTTCAACCCAGTGGTACGGCGAGTTGTTTCGCGATGAACAAATCCTTTCGGCGATATGGATGAGCCTGCGCATTGCGTTTTTCTCCGCCAGCATGGCGGTATGCCTGGGCACCATCGCCGCGTTTGTGATGACCCGCTACGGTCGATTTCGCGGCAAAACGGCGCTTTCCAGCATGGTGACGGCGCCCTTGGTGATGCCCGAAGTCATTACCGGCCTATCGCTTCTACTGCTGTTTGTGCAAATGGCCCAAATCACTGGGTGGCCCGCAGATCGGGGAATGGCGACGATTTGGATCGCGCATACCACGTTTTGTAGTGCTTACGTGGCTGTGGTGGTGGCGGCCCGTCTGCGTGAGATTGACCTGTCTATCGAGGAAGCCGCCATGGACCTCGGCTCGCCGCCGATGAGAACGTTTTTCTGCGTGACGCTGCCGATTATTTCCCCGGCCCTTGTGGCGGGCTGGCTACTGGCGTTTACGCTCTCATTGGATGACTTGGTGATTGCCAGTTTTGTGTCTGGACCAGGCGCCAATACGCTGCCGATGGTGGTGTTTTCGTCGGTACGTATGGGCGTCTCACCCAAGATTAATGCGCTGGCGACGCTGATTATTTTAGCGGTATCGCTGGCAACGCTTTTGGCGTGGTACCTGATGCGGCGAAATGAAGCCAAGCGTCAGCTTGCGCTGAAAGCGTCCGCCCATTAAAGGATATCGTCGTCGCTGCCCACGCGAACACTTTCCAACTCGCCGGTAATCAGCGATACCTCGATGGCCAGTTGGATGGGCGCACAGCATTGGTGGCAATCCTCCCAGGTAACATGACTGCCCTGGGAAGCATCAATCAATAGTGT harbors:
- the ahpC gene encoding alkyl hydroperoxide reductase subunit C, whose amino-acid sequence is MSLINTAVQPFNATAYLNGEFVDVSDADLQGKWSIFFFYPADFTFVCPTELGDLADNYEEFKKLGVEIYSVSTDTHFTHKAWHDSSETIGKLQFPMIADPTLRISRNFEVLIEDAGLAERGTFVIDPDGKIQIVEINAGNIGRNAEELLRKVKAAQYVRANPNEVCPAKWKEGEETLAPSLDLVGKI
- a CDS encoding polyamine ABC transporter substrate-binding protein, whose protein sequence is MGNIHKLSGAVAAISLVAAATTVHADDEVRVYNWSDYIAPDTLEKFTERTGIDVTYDVFDSNEVLDAALLSGRSGYDVVVPSTYYLTRQMKAEVYQPLDHDKIPNLKHLNPTLMENLEQVDPGSEYSVPYMWGTNGIGYNVDRVEEILGEDAPVDSWALLFDPEITSQLSEAGCGLSMLDSGDEMLSPAMVYLGLDPTNESIEDLEAAGELLGEVRDDMTYFHSSRYVSDLANGDICVAAGYSGDIFQAADRAEEAGRDFEVAYSIPKEGAALWFDMMAIPADAPNPDSAHAFINFILDPQIAAEITEYVRYANPNAAADEYLSDEILNDSAIYPDTDVMDNLYVQVEKPQDIQRARTRIWNRVKSGR
- a CDS encoding ABC transporter ATP-binding protein; translated protein: MVTTPLSNDASSTSPTNAATLRAMGKAPRFADDIVLEVKRLSKRFDDALAVDDVSLQVKRGEIFALLGGSGSGKSTLLRMLAGFETPTEGRILLGGDDITAMPPHKRPINMMFQSYALFPHLSVAQNIAFGLKQDKLPKADIEARVAHMLKLVHMERFAKRKPHQLSGGQRQRVALARSLAKRPKLLLLDEPMGALDKKLRTEMQLEVVEIIEQVGVTCIMVTHDQEEAMTMADRVAIMADGWIEQVGSPIDIYESPVSRMVAEFVGTVNLFEGEIVEDAADHCKIVSPALERPIYIDHGITTQAMDRRVWAALRPEKIWLTREKPDAAHNWSEGRVEDIAYLGGFSLYYVRTPSGQLIKVSMANTERRGDRPTWEDRVYVHWEDHSAIVLNR
- a CDS encoding ABC transporter permease subunit codes for the protein MMPARFSAMLKRWQLGRRAVIALPLAWLTLFFLLPFALVLKISLSEATVAVPPYGALVEYVDQTLHIALNLGNYLFLASDSLYVAAYWGSLKTAFIATLVCLLIGYPMAYAMARTSARWQMILLLLVMLPSWTSFLIRIYAWMGILGNSGLLNNLLMGVGLIDSPLRMMNTQFAVIIGIVYAYLPFMVLPLYAHLTRLDSALLEAASDLGSRKLNTFIKVTLPLSMGGIIAGSMLVFIPAVGEFVIPELLGGPDTLMIGKVLWEEFFNNRDWPVASALAMVMLLLLLIPIVWFHRYQSRELEK
- a CDS encoding ABC transporter permease subunit; this translates as MSIAKPRLRFTSVMLVVGLLFLYLPMLVLVVYSFNASKLVTVWSGFSTQWYGELFRDEQILSAIWMSLRIAFFSASMAVCLGTIAAFVMTRYGRFRGKTALSSMVTAPLVMPEVITGLSLLLLFVQMAQITGWPADRGMATIWIAHTTFCSAYVAVVVAARLREIDLSIEEAAMDLGSPPMRTFFCVTLPIISPALVAGWLLAFTLSLDDLVIASFVSGPGANTLPMVVFSSVRMGVSPKINALATLIILAVSLATLLAWYLMRRNEAKRQLALKASAH
- a CDS encoding CPXCG motif-containing cysteine-rich protein codes for the protein MQEDTLVEYDAYCPYCDTLLTLLIDASQGSHVTWEDCHQCCAPIQLAIEVSLITGELESVRVGSDDDIL